One region of Purpureocillium takamizusanense chromosome 4, complete sequence genomic DNA includes:
- the VPS68 gene encoding Vacuolar protein sorting-associated protein 68 (COG:S~TransMembrane:4 (i20-39o59-78i99-123o135-157i)~EggNog:ENOG503P1SK~BUSCO:EOG092654VM) encodes MEEERLWKFRKPEWLNSIWARNAGVYGAGALYSLAFYVMLDSAVWSKSARNGSSVHVKFVDWLPLVFSSLGMLIINSVEKQRLSADSFSYSGSGVAWKARVVLFLGFAALAGGMAGGVTVFVLKFVVPGVDMPALGMGIENIVSNALVGFSSVVLWVSQNMEDEYSYNLAI; translated from the exons ATGGAGGAAGAGCGACTTTGGAAGTTCCGGAAGCCCGAGTGGCTGAACAGCATCTGGGCGCGGAACGCTGGCGTCTACGGGGCTGGAGCACTG TACTCGCTTGCCTTCTACGTCATGctcgactcggccgtctgGTCCAAGTCGGCCCGCAACGGCTCCAGCGTCCACGTCAAGTTCGTCGACTGGCTGCCCCTCGTCTTCTCCAGCCTGGGCATGCTCATCATCAACTCGGTCGAGAAGCAGCGCCTCAGCGCCGACTCCTTCAGCTACAGCGGCTCCGGCGTCGCGTGGAAGGCCCGCGTCGTTctcttcctcggcttcgccgccctcgccggcggcatggccggcggcgtcaccgtGTTTGTGCTCAAGTTTGTCGTTCCAGGCGTGGATAtgccggcgctgggcatgggcatcgaGAACATTGTCAGCAACGCCCTGGTTGGCTTCAG CTCCGTCGTTCTCTGGGTGAGCCAGAACATGGAGGACGAGTATTCGTACAATCTAGCGATATGA
- a CDS encoding uncharacterized protein (EggNog:ENOG503P7MX), which produces MSERPRRLELGTGAPRAARGAIKSTAAAASGMTSTSSSSSTMQHHHQQQQLHHSNFLRSQLTRRPTGAGSGAGGSASVGSASATTEAQLRLGGADVDVLPDASSEIVVRNQQGEIELGDPPTPVLEEHDEQAEDRQEAEKERQRLADAVRHHSVNHSSVPDQREELLEAVRADLRAKVSALAEDNWMFEPEEPARG; this is translated from the exons ATGAGCgagcgccctcgccgcctcgagctcggaACAGgcgccccgcgcgcggcccGTGGCGCCATCAAGTCCaccgcagctgccgccagcggAATGACGTCCAcgtcctcttcttcttcgaccatgcaacatcatcaccagcagcagcagctgcatcaCAGCAACTTTCTGCGCAGCCAGCTcacgcgccgcccgacggGCGCAGGGTCGGGCGCGGGAGGGAGCGCGAGCGTgggcagcgcctcggcgacgacggaagcgcagctgcgcctcggcggcgccgacgtggacgtCCTGCCCGACGCTTCGTCGGAGATTGTCGTGCGCAACCAGCAGGGCGAGAttgagctcggcgacccgccgacgcctgtgctggaggagcacgacgagcaggccgaggataGGCAAGAGGCTGAGA AAGAGAGGCAGCgcttggccgacgccgtgagGCACCACTCCGTCAATCACAGCTCCGTGCCCGACCAGCGGGAAG agctcctcgaggcggtACGCGCAGATCTCCGCGCCAAGGTCAGCGCCCTGGCAGAGGACAACTGGATGTTTGAGCCAGAAGAGCCGGCTCGCGGGTGA
- a CDS encoding uncharacterized protein (COG:S~BUSCO:EOG09264T1U~EggNog:ENOG503NY7P), protein MASKVDRIVARLQDKIADGDFYEAQQQTRVAASRHIKTRNWPAAIDILASVAQALLRAGQGGSGGDLCVMLVDVYRQAELRPDAAAKGRLLTCLRLFEAGEPTRKKFVGEMIGWSAKFGEYPAGDPELHHVAGSIYAEEHDTYEAERHLLLGTKDSPEVLLKMEYAWYKEGDAHMAPQFAARAILPYLLVGNVRAANTCYRLFTSALSTDSPNLGVQDVSSASSDVRIFPSLPLLNFLGLLLLAIQRGAPEVYKGLVSKYATQVNEAEVWAEPLEMIAEMYFGIQKPRQSNPLMDMMSGFFGGGGAPQQQPQRRGLRGVDAPAPAGLD, encoded by the exons ATGGCGAGCAAGGTCGACCGCATCGTCGCGCGGCTGCAGGACAAgattgccgacggcgacttctacgaggcccagcagcagacgcgcgtcgccgcctcgcgccacATTAAGACGCGCAactggcccgccgccatcgacatcctcgccagcgtcgcccaggccctgctccgcgccggccagggcggcagcggcggcgacctgtGCGTcatgctcgtcgacgtctaccgccaggccgagctccggcccgatgccgccgcaaAGGGCCGCCTGCTGACGTGCCTGCGCCTGTTCGAGGCCGGGGAGCCCACGAGGAAGAAGTTTGTCGGCGAGATGATTGG ATGGTCCGCCAAGTTCGGCGAATACCCCGCCGGCGATCCGGAGCTGCACCACGTCGCAGGATCGATATacgccgaggagcacgaCACGTACGAGGCCGAGCGGCACCTTCTGCTCGGCACCAAAGATTCCCCCGAGGTGCTATTGAAAATGGAGTACGCGTGGTacaaggagggcgacgcccACATGGCGCCGCAATTTGCCGCGCGTGCCATCCTCCCCTacctgctcgtcggcaacgtccgcgccgccaacacATGCTACCGCCTCTTCACCAGCGCCCTCAGCACCGATAGCCCCAACCTGGGCGTACAGGATGTGTCGAGTGCGAGCTCCGACGTTCGCATCTTCCccagcctgccgctgctcaacttcctcggcctgctgctaCTGGCCatccagcgcggcgcccccGAGGTGTACAAGGGACTCGTCTCCAAGTATGCGACCCAGGTCAATGAGGCCGAGGTCTGGGCTGAGCCGCTCGAGATGATTGCCGAGATGTACTTTGGCATCCAAAAGCCGCGCCAGAGCAACCCGCTCATGGACATGATGAGCGgcttctttggcggcggaggcgcgccccagcagcagccccagcggCGGGGTCTGCGCGGTGTAGATGCCccggcgccagcgggccTGGACTGA